Part of the Methylophaga nitratireducenticrescens genome is shown below.
ACAGCAATTGCTGGTGTATCGCCGCAACCAGAAACAGCTTAAACGGGCCGATCAGATCCGCGAACAGGCTGCTCAACTGGTCCATGAACAACATCTCGGCAATGCAAAAAAATGGCTGAATTCGCTAGAAACTTTCTATGATGGTCAGCCACAGGCAGATTTATTAAAACCCTGCGTTGACAAGCTGCCTGACTATCTCAATGACAGTGAAGTGGTCTATCGTATCAGTGAAGACTTCTACCGGCAGCTGGATCGCCACGCAATCCATATTATTGAACGCACCAGTATCAGCAGTGCCGCAATGATTGCAGTCAGCCAGCTGGCCGTTGTGGATTCGTTGTTAGTGGTCTGGAAAACACTGAAAATGATTAACCAGATCAATATGATTTATGGCGTCAGATTAAATCGCTTAGCCCAATGGCAATTAAATCTTCGGGTCTGCAAAATCGCACTTGGCAGTTATGCCAGTCAGGCGGGCATTAGTTTCTTTTCTGAACAGGTCGGTATTGGCTTGGGTGGCAAAATTCTGGGCAGCGTGGCCCAGGGATTTGGTGTGGGTCTCTATCAGGCCAGGATCGGTATCCATGCAATGCAACATATTCGGCCTGTGGCTTTCACCAGTGACGAAAGACCCAAACTGAACATGTTTGCCAACCTGTTACGCCGCAAACTAACCAAGCTGACGGCAGAACAGGACTCAGATTAACTCTGTTATTTTGGGAAGTCGGGCTGTGCCATGAGGTGATTTGCACCAAATACGTGCACCCCATTACGTCCAGCTGATTTCACTTCGTATAAAGCCAGATCAGCCTTTTTGGTCAACTCGCTGACCGTTTCATTTTCAGCATCACCTGGAAAGATTGCTACCCCGATACTCAGGGTAATACAAAAGTCATGCGTATTAACATGCAAAGGCTGGGATACCGTTTCCAGAATATGCTCTGCCACTAATTTGGCATCATCTGGCTTTTTGAGTTCGGTAAGTAAAATAACAAATTCATCACCACCGACGCGGCTTAAGGTGTCTGTCTGGCGTAAGCAGTGTGTCATTCTGTCAGCGACGGATTTAAGAATTACATCGCCCACATCATGACCATGAGTATCGTTAATTTGTTTGAAATGATCAACGTCGACAAACATCAAAGCGATCGGATAGCCCACCCGTTTGGCATGAGCCAGTGTATGGCTTATATGGTCATCAAACAAACGGCGATTAGGTAGTCCTGTAAGTGTATCGTGATAGGCCATTTGACGGATGCGATCTGACTCGGATTTACGGGCGGTCACATCTTCAATCTGTGAAATAAAGTGAATGACCTCGCCATTTTCATTGCGGACCAATGAAACGCTCAGTAAAACAAAAATCACATCGCCGGTTTTATGAAAATAACGTTTTTCCATCTGATAGTGTTCGAGATCCCCATTCAGTAATTTACGCACATACTCAAGATCCAAGTCCAAATCATCTGGATGTGTGACATCAACAAAGGTTTTATCCATCAACTCTTCTTCACTGTATCCCAACATTCGGCAGAGTGCACCATTCACTTCCAACCAACGACCATCCAGACCAACAATCGCCATGCCAATCGCTGCGGTATCAAACGCATTGCGGAAACGTTCTTCACTCTGTTGCAAGGCCAATTCAGCTTGTTTGCGCCATGAAATATCGGTTTTGGTACCGATGACGCGAACCGGATTTCCCTGCGTATCTCTTTCAGCTACCGTGGCACTGCCCAGCATCCATTTCCAACTGCCATCTTTGCTGAGGATGCGATGTTCATTTCGATATTCCGGTTTTTCCCCACTGAACATCCAGTTGATATCGGCCGTTACCCTTTCGATATCCTGAGGATGTATTAACTTCAGCCAATGCTCCATCTGGCCGATGATTTCACCTGGCGCATACCCCAGCATATCCAGTAATTTATCAGAGAACACCACAACATTATTGGCCACATCCCAGTCCCAGACCCCGGCTCCACTGCCCTCCAGAGCGTGTTTCCAACGTTGTTCGGTTTCCAGAATCATTTTCTGGTGTTGCCAATCTTCTGTGATGTCATAACTGACACCGACCAGAGAAAGCAGCTGTCCAGCATCGTTGAAATAGAGTTCGGCTGAAGTATGTATCATTCGAATCTCGGAACCATGATGTATTCTGGAGCGAACTTCAAAAGATTTATGCTGTTGAATAGACTGTTCTACAGCCACTCGGAAAGGCAACAGGTCCGCTTCGTGGATCAATTTTTCAAATTCCGCGTAATCCATTTGCTCAGTTGAGCTTGTTAAACCAAATACCGTGCTCGCCATGCTGTCGAACATAATGATATTGGTTTCCACATCCCATTCCCAAATAGCAATTTCAGCCGCCTCTGTTGCCAGCGCCAGTCTCCGTGCATTCTGTCGATAGGATTTGGTCATTTGAGAAGCAATACGGATGGCGTTTGCCCGGCTTTTGGCAATGGCCGCAATCACCAGGGCAAATAACAGGGAAATAACGATTCCGATTATCCAGGTTATCAATGTATAGTTACGCAGGATCGAATCAGCAAATTCCCGATCAGGTTGGCCTACAAATGACCAGGTACGGCCACCCACCTCGTAGCTTTTTTGTAAACTGAACGAATCCTCGGAAGCTATGCCGGGCAAAGAAAATAACAGACTTTCGGATTTTTCGGCCCCATCATCATATATATTCACCAAGCCAACATTCTTATGGGTAACCAACACATCCTGCAATACATCATCAATACGAAATACCGCATAGACCCAGCCAGAATGAATAGTTCGATGCTCAATGGCCACATCTGATTCACTCGCATCGATGTACACCGGCAGATACATCAATAAACCATTGATAGTCGAGTCTGAACCATCCTGTTTTAAAAAAACCTTTTCGGTAATGCTTGCCTTGCGGGTATTGACCGCTCGATCCATGGCTTCTCTGCGAGAGGTATCCGTATACATATCAAAGCCCAGAGCCAGCATATTTTTCTTGGTCACAGGTTCGATATAAAGATTTGAGGTATATTCATCCCGCACTCCCTGCGGATAAATATCATAGTCCAACATCCCGGATTGTCTGACTGCATTAATATGCGTCTGTTTTTGTTCTGGAGAGAGTGCGACCACATAGCCCAGTCCCTGAATACCCGGATAATTTTCCTCCAGTTTCAGGCTCTGGTAAAAATTGGCAAAATCCTCACGAGATAAATCAGGAGAGACATAAAACAGGCCCTGGGTTGCCCGTAACATTTCCTCGTAGGCATTTATTTTTCCGACGACGGCATCGACGGCCTGATTAAAGGTTACGTTATAAGCGGCCTCTAAACGAACAGACTCCGTCTCAGCCATTTCCCCTGCAACGAAAAAGGTTAAAACCAAACCAAACAAAAACGCCACAAAAGACGTTACCAAAGTAAAAGGTTTAAGCAATAAGCTTTGATTAGTGCGAATAACCAGCTCCATTAATAGCGCATAAGTTGAATGAACAAACTCATTATTCAGGGGATAAATATCAAATTCAGCCAATAATTGACGTTGACATTATTTGCTTAAGTTTGCCATCAAGCAAAAGATAAAGAAACTCTACCTAACAAATAGTCAAAATCGAAGGTAATTCATCACATTACCCCATAACCTTATTTTGATACTTGAAGTTAATAGAGTTGCTTTTATATAGTTCTTGTCAACGTAGTCATGGTAAGCTGAGTTTCAGGCCAGTTCTTGGCCTTTGACTAAATCAATGGAGGGATGTATGAAACAAAAAGTATTTGCGTGGATTGCTTTGCTTGGCTTTTTTGGAAGCATCACCTTACCGGTGCAAGCAGCAATGATCAGCACGCCTGATATTATTCAATCTGAACAATCTGCATATGACCGCGAGCAATTGTCGTCTATGTTGGAACGTGACGATGTTCAGCAACAACTATTATCAATGGGAGTCGCACCTGAAACCGTTCAGGACCGTGTCAACAGCATGACTGATTTTGAAATTGCCCAGTTAAATGAGCAAATTAATGACATGCCAGCGGGCGGGATACTCGGTGCAATAGTGCTTATTTTTGTCGTGTTTGTAATTACTGACGCTATCGGTGCAACCGATATTTTCCCATTTGTCAGACCGGTTCGTTAATCTGATTTAAGTTTATGCATACAGAAAAACGCTCTACCTACACCCAGCTTCAGCTGGGTGTTTTAATACTACTGAGTTTATTGTTGACCGCTTGCAGTCATACACCTCAGACAAATCTCCTGAATCAACAGCCATTCGAGCCAGAGCAGGCCGAGCTCGAGGATGTGCCTTTTTTTCCTCAGACCCAATATCAGTGTGGTCCAGCGGCTTTAGCAACCGTGATGCAATATCGTGGCGTCGATATCACGCCCGATCAGTTAACTGACCAGGTCTATATCC
Proteins encoded:
- a CDS encoding YcjF family protein, translated to MASTEDFFKPKPQQEAKQKSDISPEETDNFFKVLSDNSELNLPDSVETDPLTDFDDTLLIPPRRNRSLKWLIVTLFILLIGMLAWDVVDFAQMLWQQSKAMGLAFSAFAVFLAGLVLQQLLVYRRNQKQLKRADQIREQAAQLVHEQHLGNAKKWLNSLETFYDGQPQADLLKPCVDKLPDYLNDSEVVYRISEDFYRQLDRHAIHIIERTSISSAAMIAVSQLAVVDSLLVVWKTLKMINQINMIYGVRLNRLAQWQLNLRVCKIALGSYASQAGISFFSEQVGIGLGGKILGSVAQGFGVGLYQARIGIHAMQHIRPVAFTSDERPKLNMFANLLRRKLTKLTAEQDSD
- a CDS encoding sensor domain-containing diguanylate cyclase encodes the protein MAEFDIYPLNNEFVHSTYALLMELVIRTNQSLLLKPFTLVTSFVAFLFGLVLTFFVAGEMAETESVRLEAAYNVTFNQAVDAVVGKINAYEEMLRATQGLFYVSPDLSREDFANFYQSLKLEENYPGIQGLGYVVALSPEQKQTHINAVRQSGMLDYDIYPQGVRDEYTSNLYIEPVTKKNMLALGFDMYTDTSRREAMDRAVNTRKASITEKVFLKQDGSDSTINGLLMYLPVYIDASESDVAIEHRTIHSGWVYAVFRIDDVLQDVLVTHKNVGLVNIYDDGAEKSESLLFSLPGIASEDSFSLQKSYEVGGRTWSFVGQPDREFADSILRNYTLITWIIGIVISLLFALVIAAIAKSRANAIRIASQMTKSYRQNARRLALATEAAEIAIWEWDVETNIIMFDSMASTVFGLTSSTEQMDYAEFEKLIHEADLLPFRVAVEQSIQQHKSFEVRSRIHHGSEIRMIHTSAELYFNDAGQLLSLVGVSYDITEDWQHQKMILETEQRWKHALEGSGAGVWDWDVANNVVVFSDKLLDMLGYAPGEIIGQMEHWLKLIHPQDIERVTADINWMFSGEKPEYRNEHRILSKDGSWKWMLGSATVAERDTQGNPVRVIGTKTDISWRKQAELALQQSEERFRNAFDTAAIGMAIVGLDGRWLEVNGALCRMLGYSEEELMDKTFVDVTHPDDLDLDLEYVRKLLNGDLEHYQMEKRYFHKTGDVIFVLLSVSLVRNENGEVIHFISQIEDVTARKSESDRIRQMAYHDTLTGLPNRRLFDDHISHTLAHAKRVGYPIALMFVDVDHFKQINDTHGHDVGDVILKSVADRMTHCLRQTDTLSRVGGDEFVILLTELKKPDDAKLVAEHILETVSQPLHVNTHDFCITLSIGVAIFPGDAENETVSELTKKADLALYEVKSAGRNGVHVFGANHLMAQPDFPK
- a CDS encoding DUF6627 family protein, which produces MKQKVFAWIALLGFFGSITLPVQAAMISTPDIIQSEQSAYDREQLSSMLERDDVQQQLLSMGVAPETVQDRVNSMTDFEIAQLNEQINDMPAGGILGAIVLIFVVFVITDAIGATDIFPFVRPVR